The following are from one region of the Colius striatus isolate bColStr4 chromosome Z, bColStr4.1.hap1, whole genome shotgun sequence genome:
- the LOC133628886 gene encoding interleukin-6 receptor subunit beta-like, whose product MKNTLLAAIFLFARESCNCINQDFPFCQQLPDWDNELVCYKELSEDLTCTWLPASSGPNIITYTIFLKWDRIPRLFQQNTSSPSIKIDRRNLYMKRSASVWIAVNYAHGSCIRGKNVSVTPSKAGKCLAPSNITAHQITNQLVIKWDPPVTPTAYELRYREALVESTRWTLVSVENNAVNITILNVKAVSSYIVQLRCIAKDGLHCVCIWSKEILVPHKLMNKPRITYNATTEISPGRRSILLKWEVTQTEKIIGYYVNVERIPNSCRDSPNRIFLTDRKVLLNLSLAYYRVNISAYNKAGESPQAIYIVPDFSATDLPGQIHAKCQGTSAVVTWTPEYNPKCFVVDWGTSKTDMHMKIVTTATGNFTLDNFQPYKLYKVIVHASDVCQCGSFTRHEKTFGVTHFYSVEGVPRTGPANVTILNITKHSALVKWTKIPAEDCLGFLQGYRISYTDSLRKKSLAVTVNSSITSYRLTGLKAKTIYHVQISGFTNAGEGLSTLPQPFTTPKYDKGEFESFVTGLCFGTMFILVFAPLTCSLMLKRLKISCWPSVPNPHNSSALQDTTNWKPVSRSLLQALSDNDTTSLSVIEHELKAPLKQGLTTDGEKDSKCDTCHPEEPSNTTDTSLRHEEISEDAVSSEEEGSISITVPLLSDYASMEFSQKALMSLRMKLPARDGHPHMETKLSSKRAQNEHQVLFAPQDYLKQSQVVLLPSEPTLKSV is encoded by the exons ATGAAGAACACTCTGCTCGCAGCTATCTTTTTATTTGCAAGAG AGTCCTGCAACTGCATAAACCAGGATTTTCCATtttgccagcagctccccg ACTGGGACAATGAATTGGTATGCTACAAAGAATTAAGTGAGGATTTAACCTGTACCTGGCTGCCAGCATCCAGTGGTCCAAATATAATTACTTATACCATATTCTTAAAGTG GGACAGAATACCTAGACTTTTTCAACAAAACACATCATCACCTTCTATCAAGATAGACCGAAGGAATCTATATATGAAGCGATCTGCATCTGTTTGGATAGCAGTGAATTACGCACACGGCAGCTGCATAAGAGGAAAGAACGTTTCAGTTACACCAAGCAAAGCAG GAAAATGCTTGGCACCATCTAACATAACTGCTCATCAGATCACAAATCAGTTGGTAATAAAGTGGGACCCGCCTGTGACCCCAACAGCATATGAGCTGAGGTACAGAGAGGCGCTCGTGGAATCCACTCGGTGGACACTT GTGTCTGTAGAAAACAATGCTGTCAATATCACCATTTTGAATGTAAAGGCTGTGTCTTCATACATTGTTCAGCTGAGATGCATAGCCAAGGATGGTCTCCACTGTGTTTGCATTTGGAGTAAAGAGATTTTGGTGCCTCACA AACTCATGAACAAGCCAAGAATAACATATAATGCAACCACAGAAATCTCTCCAGGCAGAAGAAGTATTCTTCTGAAGTGGGAG GTAACACAGACTGAGAAGATCATTGGATATTATGTTAATGTGGAAAGAATACCCAACAGTTGCAGGGATTCACCAAATCGCATCTTTCTAACAGACAGAaaagttcttctaaatctctcCTTGGCTTATTACAGAGTTAATATTTCTGCCTATAACAAAGCAGGAGAATCTCCACAAGCCATCTACATTGTCCCAGACTTCTCTGCAACGG ACTTACCTGGCCAAATCCATGCCAAATGCCAGGGAACTTCTGCAGTTGTCACCTGGACTCCAGAGTACAATCCAAAATGTTTCGTGGTTGACTGGGGCACCAGTAAAACAGATATGCATATGAAAATAGTAACTACAGCTACAGGAAATTTCACCCTAG acaATTTTCAGCCATATAAGTTGTACAAAGTAATAGTTCATGCATCTGATGTGTGTCAGTGTGGAAGTTTCACAAGACATGAAAAGACTTTTGGAGTGACCCACTTTTACTCAGTTGAAGGAG TTCCTAGAACAGGTCCTGCTAACGTGACAATTCTGAATATCACTAAGCACTCTGCGCTTGTGAAATGGACCAAAATACCTGCTGAAGACTGTTTGGGCTTTCTCCAGGGTTACAGGATCAGCTACACAGATTCATTAAGGAAAAAGTCTCTGG ctgtTACCGTCAATTCCTCTATCACAAGTTACCGTCTTACTGGACTGAAGGCAAAAACCATCTACCACGTGCAGATTTCAGGATTCACCAACGCTGGAGAAGGACTTTCAACTCTTCCACAACCTTTCACCACTCCAAAATATG ATAAAGGAGAATTTGAAAGCTTTGTGACTGGCCTTTGCTTTGGCACAATGTTTATTCTGGTTTTTGCACCTCTCACTTGTTCTCTGATGCTTAAAAG GCTGAAAATATCCTGCTGGCCCAGTGTGCCAAACCCACATAACAGCAGTGCACTCCAAGATACG ACTAATTGGAAACCTGTTTCAAGGTCACTGCTTCAGGCTCTGTCAGATAATGATACTACCAGCCTTTCTGTCATAGAGCATGAGTTAAAGGCTCCTTTGAAGCAAGGCCTCACTACAGATGGTGAAAAAGACAGTAAGTGTGACACTTGTCATCCAGAAGAACCTAGCAATACCACAGACACAAGCCTAAGGCATGAAGAAATCTCTGAAGATGCAGTTAGTagtgaagaggaaggaagcaTTTCCATTACAGTACCACTCTTGAGTGACTACGCTAGCATGGAGTTCAGCCAGAAAGCCCTGATGAGTCTGAGAATGAAGCTGCCTGCAAGAGACGGTCATCCTCATATGGAAACAAAACTAAGCAGTAAGCGAGCACAAAATGAACATCAGGTTTTGTTTGCTCCCCAAGACTACCTCAAACAAAGCCAAGTAGTACTTTTGCCATCTGAACCAACTTTAAAGTCAGTTTGA